A stretch of Mercenaria mercenaria strain notata unplaced genomic scaffold, MADL_Memer_1 contig_2885, whole genome shotgun sequence DNA encodes these proteins:
- the LOC128552540 gene encoding heterogeneous nuclear ribonucleoprotein A3-like has protein sequence MNQQGVLHCEVCNAQLPNFNSMKWHIQGKKHQNALQFWDKKKETARLSVFVRNFPMGTTEQELWQYFAQFGRVTKVTIVPPKNLYAIIEFNSADTADYVLQQNNHKLNSQNLIVKSREVEVPGQPATNRYQHGYQQFRGGGSLGMGPMMRGRGGPGPGPGPGRGGYGMGRGGYQGNYGPGPMYDQGYYDDQEPGSSKKKKANVEDQIEQYYHEELIEKLMKVKGVQNQLEWLCQNLQVTAEEAQTKFQLCEKLQTCLGKFFP, from the exons TCAATTCTATGAAATGGCATATACAAGGAAAAAAGCATCAAAATGCTCTCCAGTTCTGGGACAAAAAGAAGGAGACAGCCAGGCTCAGTGTCTTTGTACGCAACTTCCCGATGGGCACTACAGAGCAAGAATTATGGCAGTATTTTGCCCAGTTTGGACGTGTAACAAAAGTCACCATTGTCCCTCCAAAG AATTTATATGCTATCATCGAGTTCAATAGTGCAGACACGGCTGATTATGTCCTGCAACAAAATAATCACAAGCTGAACAGCCAGAACTTAATTGTGAAATCTAGAGAAGTTGAG gTTCCTGGCCAACCAGCCACAAATAGGTATCAGCACGGGTACCAGCAGTTTAGAGGCGGTGGAAGCCTTGGGATGGGACCAATGATGAGAGGGAGAGGAGGCCCAGGCCCCGGGCCAGGTCCTG GTCGTGGTGGCTACGGTATGGGCCGGGGAGGATACCAGGGTAACTATGGTCCAGGTCCAATGTATGACCAGGGCTATTATGATGATCAGGAGCCGGGTTCCAGCAAGAAGAAAAAAGCAAATGTTGAAGATCAGATAGAACAGTACTACCACGAGGAATTGATTGAGAAACTTATGAAAGTGAAAGGG GTTCAGAACCAGCTTGAATGGCTATGCCAGAACCTGCAGGTGACGGCTGAAGAGGCTCAGACCAAGTTCCAGTTATGCGAGAAGCTGCAGACCTGTCTTGGAAAGTTTTTCCCAG